Proteins encoded together in one Desulfuromonadales bacterium window:
- a CDS encoding formyltransferase family protein, translated as MIRKLRIGALASGSGSNLQSIIDCCHNGSLAAEVVLVLSNNPEAGALSRAEQAGIPNLCVDHRLYGSREEYDRAVVAALRDAGVDLVVLAGFMR; from the coding sequence GTGATCCGCAAACTCCGTATCGGCGCCCTCGCTTCCGGCAGCGGGAGCAACCTGCAGTCGATCATCGACTGCTGCCATAACGGCTCCCTTGCCGCCGAGGTCGTGCTGGTCCTGTCCAACAACCCCGAGGCGGGAGCCCTGTCCCGGGCCGAACAAGCGGGTATTCCCAACCTCTGCGTCGATCACCGCCTCTATGGCAGCCGCGAGGAATACGATCGCGCTGTGGTGGCCGCGTTACGGGACGCCGGTGTTGATCTGGTCGTGCTGGCAGGGTTTATGCG